TGCCAGGAAGGTCGGGGAGTTCGTCATGGTAAGACCGGAGGAGGTGGACTACATGGATGTCTCCCCCAGGCAACTGGTGAGCGTGGCCAGTTCCCTCATACCCTTCCTGGAGAACGACGACGCCAACCGGGCCCTGATGGGATCCAATATGCAAAGACAGGCGGTCTCCCTGCTGCGCACAGAGGCCCCTTTGATCGGCACCGGAATGGAGAAGATCGTGGCCAGGGATTCGGGGGTCACGGTGGTGGCCAAGAGAGGAGGAGTGGTGGAAAGCGTGGATGCCTCCCGGATAGTGGTCAAGGCAGAGGAGAATGGGGATGGGGTGGGGGTGGATATCTACACTCTCACCAAATATCAACGCTCTAACCAGGGGACCTGCATCAATCAGAAGCCGACTGTGGCCAAAGGGGAGCGGATAGAAAAGGGGGAGGTCATCGCTGATGGCCCTTCCACCAACATGGGGGAGCTGGCCTTGGGGCGCAATGTCTTAGTCGCCTTTATGCCCTGGGGTGGTTACAACTTTGAAGATTCCATCCTCATCAACGAGAAGATCTTGAAGGAAGATATATATACTTCCATCCATATCGAGGAGTTGGAGTGTGTGGCGCGGGATACCAAGCTTGGCGGGGAAGAGATCACCCGGGATATCCCCAATGTGGGGGAGGAGATGTTGAAGGATCTAGATGAGAGTGGAATCGTTTGCATTGGAGCCGAAGTGAAGCCGGGGGACATCTTAGTGGGCAAGATCACCCCAAAAGGGGAGACCCAACTTTCCCCTGAAGAGAAGCTGCTGCGGGCCATCTTCGGCGAGAAGGCGAGCGACGTCAAGGATACCTCTCTGCGGGTTCCCCATGGGATCGAAGGGGTGGTGATCGATGCAAAGGTCTTCACCAGGAAAGGGGTAGAGAAGGACAAAAGGGCCAAGGAGATCGAGGAAGAAGAGGCGAGAAAGATCGTCAACGATCGAGATGCGGAGGCCTCCATTATCGAGACCTATACCAGAAAGCGAATTCGTGAACTCCTGGTGGGAAAGAGGACCACTGCGCCCTTAAAGGACATGCTCCGGGGGAAGATACTGGTGGAGAATCGCATAAAACTGACCGAGGAGATCCTTCAAACGATACCGTGGAAGAGGTGGAGGGAGATCTCCATCCACGATGAGCGAATCAAGGAGGAGGTGGATCACCTCGTTACAGGTGGGATCAGAGAGATTGAGAAGATAAAGGAAAGTGCGGAGGAAAAGTTAAAGAAGTTGGAGATGGGAGATGAGCTTCCCCCTGGGGCGAACAAGGTGGTAAAGGTCTATATCGCCATGAAGAGAAGGCTCTCGGTGGGGGATAAAATCTCCGGGCGTCATGGAAATAAGGGAATTGTTTCGAGAATTTTACCCGAAGAAGATATGCCCTATCTAGAGGATGGGACACCCGTGGACATGGTCTTAAATCCTCTAGGGGTTCCCTCCCGAATGAACTTGGGCCAGATCTTAGAGACCCACCTCGGTTGGGCGGCCAAGGGATTGGGAAGCAAGATCGACGAGTACCTGAAAAATGGCAAGGGGATAGATGAGTTTAGGAGTTTTCTCAAGGAGATTTACGACAAGGAGGAGATAAACAAGGCCATAGATGAAGCCGACGAAGGGGAGTTGTCGAGGTTTGCGCAGAGGTTAAGCGAAGGGATCTATATGTCCGTCCCGGTTTTTGACGGGGCATCGGAGAAGGAGATCAGGTATGCTCTGGAGAAGGCCGGTCTTCCCGTCCTGGGCCAAACTACCCTCTATGACGGCCACACAGGGGAACCCTTCGACCAGAAGGCCACGATAGGTTATATGTACATGCTCAAGCTCCATCACCTAGTGGATGAAAAGATCCATGCCCGTTCTATCGGGCCCTATTCTCTGGTGACGCAACAACCATTGGGGGGGAAGGCCCAATTCGGCGGGCAGAGGTTGGGGGAGATGGAGGTCTGGGCCTTGGAGGCCTATGGTGCCGCGTATACCTTGCAGGAATTTTTGACGGTGAAATCGGACGATCAGGCTGGCAGAACCAGGGCTTACGAGGCCATTGTGAAGGGAAAGAATGTCCTGGAGCCCGGGATCCCGGAATCCTTCAATGTCCTCATCAAGGAGCTCCAGGGACTTTGCCTCAATGTGGAGCTCTTGGAGGAAGAAAAAGAGAGCGAACCCTCATGAGGGGTTTGCTCTCTATCTGGGGGCCAAAGGCCCCCAGACCCCCAAAAGGAATTTCCTTACCGGGGGTTTCAGGGGGCGGAGCCTCCTGAAGAGGAATAGGAAAACCTAAAGGTCTGAGACAGTTTTTCGACCTCAAAATTTACCGTGAAGTATCTTCACGGTAAGAGGAAACCTAATGTAAAGGAGGTCTTACCTTGGAAGAGTATTTACACTCATTCTTTGAAAAACCCAAAGATCCATCGAGCTTTAACGCTATAAGGATCTCTTTGGCCTCCCCTGAGCAAATCAGGAGTTGGTCCCACGGGGAGGTAAAGAAACCGGAGACCATTAACTACCGGACTTTTAAGCCGGAGAGGGATGGCCTGTTTTGCGCCAGGATATTCGGGCCTGTGAAGGACTATGAGTGTAACTGCGGCAAATACAAGCGGATGAAACATAGGGGCATTGTCTGTGAGAAGTGTGGGGTGGAGGTGATCCAGTCCAAGGTACGCAGGGAGAGGATGGGACATATAGAGTTGGCGGCACCAGTGGCACATATATGGTTCTTGAAGAGCATCCCGAGCAAGATCGGAATGATCCTAGATATGACCTTGAAGGAGCTGGAGCGGGTCCTCTACTTCGAGTCCTATGTGATCATCGATCCCAAGGATACCCCATTTAAGGAAGGCGATTTGATCAGCGAAGAAAAATATAAGGAGATCAGGGAGAAATATGGGGAAGATGCTATAGAGGCGGAGGTAGGAGCCGAGGCCATCAAACGACTTCTCCAAAAGGTAAACGTGGAGGAGCTGGCTGAGCGCCTCCGTTTTGAGATGAAGGAGACTCAGTCTGAAGCCAAGCGCAAAAAATTGGCCAAACGCCTGAAGATCATCGAGGCCTTTCGAGACTCCGGGAATAAGCCAGAGTGGACGATCTTAGACGTCATCCCTGTCACCCCCCCTGATCTGAGACCCCTGGTCCCCCTGGATGGCGGGAGGTTCGCCACCTCTGACCTCAACGACCTGTATAGGAGGGTGATCAACAGAAACAATCGTCTGAAGAGGCTCTTAGAGTTAAACGCCCCGGGCATCATCATCCGCAATGAGAAGAGGATGTTACAGGAAGCAGTGGACGCCCTCTTCGACAATGGCAAGAGGGGCAGGGTGATCACCGGCGCCAACAAAAAACCCCTGAGGTCTCTGAGCGATATGCTCAGGGGTAAACAGGGGAGATTCCGCCAAAACCTCTTGGGCAAGAGGGTGGATTATTCGGGGAGATCGGTCATCGTCATCGGACCAGATCTGCGTTTGCATCAATGTGGTCTTCCCAAGAAGATGGCCTTAGAGCTCTTCAAACCCTTCATCTACAACAAGTTGGAGGAGAAGGGATATGTGACCACTGTCAAGAGCGCCAAGAAAATGGTGGAGAAGGAGAGGCCTGAGGTATGGGATATCCTGGAGGAGGTGATCCGGGAGCACCCCATCCTCCTGAACAGGGCCCCTACCCTGCACCGGCTGGGCATCCAGGCCTTTGAACCACTCCTGATAGAAGGAAAGGCCATACAGCTTCACCCCCTCGTGTGCCTTGCCTTCAACGCCGACTTTGACGGTGATCAAATGGCCGTACATGTCCCACTCTCCGTGGAGGCCCAGACCGAGGCCAGGGTACTGATGATGTCCACTAATAACATCCTCTCCCCTGCCCATGGGAAACCGATCATCGTCCCCACCCAGGATATCGTCTTAGGCCTCTATTATATGACGAGGGAAAAGGAATATGCCAAGGGGACGGGGAAGGTCTTTGCCAACCCTGATGAGGTGAGGATCGCCCACGATGCCCGTGAGGTGGATCTACACGCCCTCATCAAGGTGAGGATGGATGGCCAGTTGGTGGAGACCACCGTGGGCAGGATCCTCCTCAGAGAGGTCGTCCCTGAAGAGGTCCCCTTTGCATTGATCAACAGGGTGATGAACAAAAAGGCGGTGGCCAACCTCGTCGACTATAGCTATCGGGTGGCGGGGAATAAGAAGACGGTCATCCTGGCGGATAAATTGAAGGATCTGGGTTTTACATACGCCACTATCTCCGGCCTCTCCATAGGCATCAAGGATATCCACATCCCCTCTCGCAAGACCGAACTCCTGGAGCAGGCCAATGAGGAAGTGGAAAAGGTGAGACACCAATACGTGGATGGGTTGATCACAGATGGGGAGAGGTATAATAAGGTGATCGACATCTGGGCCCAGGCCACCGAAGAGATCGCCGATGAGATGATGAAGGAGTTGGGGACGGAAAAGGTGAAGGACCCACAAGGTGAAGAAAAGGCCGTGCCCAGCCTTAACCCCATCTTTATGATGGCCGATTCAGGGGCTAGGGGGACCGCCCAGCAGATACGCCAGTTGGCAGGTATGCGGGGGTTGATGGCCAAGCCATCAGGAGAGATCATCGAGACCCCCATCACTGCCAACTTCAGGGAGGGGCTCACCGTATTGCAGTACTTTGCCTCCACCCATGGGGCGAGAAAGGGGTTGGCGGACACCGCCCTCAAGACGGCCAACTCCGGGTATCTCACCAGAAGGTTGGTGGATGTGGCCCAGGACGTGACCGTCAGCGAATACGATTGCGGTACCCTGGACGGGATATATGCCTCCTCCCTAGTCGAGGGTGGCGAGATCATCGAACCCATGGTGGAGAGGATCCTGGGGCGGGTGGGCCTAGAGGACATCAAGGACCCCTTTACCGGCGAGATCATTGTCAAGGCCAACCAAGAGATAGATGAGGAGGCGGTGCAGAAGATAGCTGATGCAGGACTGGATCGGGTGAAGATCCGCTCTGTGCTCACCTGCAAGTCTAAACATGGTGTCTGTGCCCTCTGCTACGGAAGAGACCTGGCCCGGGGGAGGATCGTCGAGATCGGAGAGGCAGTGGGGGTTATCGCTGCCCAGTCCATTGGAGAGCCTGGGACCCAGCTCACCATGAGGACCTTCCATATCGGGGGTACAGCAAGCAGGCGTGTGGAGGAGACCGCCCTCGAGGCCAAGATGGATGGGATTGTCAAGTTCATAGCCCTCCAGACCGTGCGCAACAGGGAAGGTATGTTGGTGGTGATGAACCGCAAGGGCGAGATCGCCATCTTGGATGAAGAGGGCAGGGAGAGGAAGAGGTATCCTGTGGTATATGGGGCGAAGTTGAGGGTACAAGAGGGACAGAAGGTAAAGGAGGGGGAGCTAATCGCGGAGTGGGACCCCTATACCATTCCCATCATCACAGAGGTCTCGGGTTTGGTGAAGTTCGGCGATATCATCGAAGGGGTAACCATGCAAGAGCAGGTGGATGAGGTGACCGGCCACGCCCGCAAGGTCATCATCGAGAGCAAGGAACCTGACCTCCGGCCCCGGATATCCATCAAACAGGAGAGGGTCGGTGAGGGAGGAAAGAAGACCTTAGAGACTGCAGCCAGATACATTCTGCCCCTATGGTCCAACATCTATGTGAAAGAAGGGGAGCTTGTGGAGGCAGGTGATGTCCTGGTGAAGATACCGCGGGAGACCACCAAGACCAAGGATATCACCGGTGGACTCCCCCGGGTGGCCGAGCTCTTTGAGGCGAGAAGGCCTAAGGAATACGCCCTCATCAGCGAGATAGATGGGACAGTAAGCTTCGGGAAAATGGTAAAGGGAAAGCGAAAGGTGATCATCACTCCGGAGGTGGGAGAGCCGAAGGAGTACACCGTACCCAAGGGGAAACACATCAGCGTCCATGAAGGGGATGTGGTCAAGGCAGGAGAATCCCTGATGGATGGGAGCTCCAACCCTCATGATATCCTCAAGGTCCTGGGGGACAAAGAGTTGGCCCGATTTTTGGTAGACGAGATCCAAGAAGTATATCAACTGCAAGGGGTCAAGATCAACGACAAGCACATCGAGATCATCGTCAGGCAGATGCTCAAGAGGATTATGATCCGTGAGGTGGGGGATACCAAGTTCATCGTGGACGAACAGGTGGAAAAGCACATATTTCAGGAGGAGAACGAGAGGGTCCTCAAAGAAGGGGGAAAGCCGGCCGTCGCTGATCCTCTCTTTCTGGGTATCACCAAGGCCTCCCTCATCACGGATAGTTGGGTCTCGGCCGCCTCCTTCCAGGAGACCACCCGGGTCCTGACCCAGGCAGCCGTGGAGGGGAGGGTCGACTATCTAAGGGGACTCAAGGAAAATGTGATCATGGGTAGGTTGGTCACCGCTGGGACCGGGAACCCCCGCTATCGCACAATGGTCCCCATTGTTGAGGGTGGTTATCCCCCTCCCTTAGAGGAGATAGAGAGGGAGGAGGAGAAAGTAAAAGGGGAGGAGAAGGGCGTCTTTTTGGCGGATTAGGACAAACCAACTGAGGGTTTGTCCTCACATCCGCCCATCAAAATAACCTTGTTCCTTCCTTTAAGCTAATGTTGAGGGGGTAAAAACCCCCTCAATCTCCCCCAACAGTTCTACGACCTTTCCTGCGAAGGCACACCCCTAAATCAGATACTCCTTATTGGGGGTTTCAGGGGGTGAAGCCCCCTGAAGTAGGGTTCGAAGATGCACCATCTCTTCGCCATCTTTCGACGTTAGACTTACCGTAAAAAAGTATTTTCACGGTAATAACTTGAGCTTCTTGGCGGCGATCTCCGCCTGGGGTGAACGGGGATATTCTTTGATCACCTTTTTAAAGAGGATCTTGGCGTCTACCCGATCCCCCAGATTCAAGAAGGCGAAGCCCTGTTTTAAGAGGGCGGAGGAGACCTTGTCCCCTCGGGGATATCTCGTTATTACCTTCTCATATTCCAAGATGGCTGTTTCATAATCCCCCTGGAGGTAGTAACACTCACCAATCCAATGTTGGGCATTATCTGCGTACTCTGACTGGGGGTAGGTGAGGAGAAACTCCTTGAACATCCTCAAGGCATGCTGGTAGTCGCCCTCCTTGAGGGTGTGATAGGCCCTCTGATAGGCCCCCTCCATATCCTCCTCTCCGTGGGTGGGCCTTTCCTTCGGTATGGTAGTAGGAGCAGGGGGTACAGTTACACCTTCCTCTTTCTCCTTCTGGTATGCCGATATCTTCGCCTCATAATCCCTCTTCAACCCCTCTAGTTCATCGGCGAGCCGCTTGATGAGCTCCCTGTCCTCCTCTACATTTGCCCTGAGGATTTTGACCTCCCTCTGCAGGTCTTCGACGGTGGTTTCGATATCGGCCCAGTCCTTCTGCATATCGGATGAGAGCTTCCCCCTGATGAATTCGACCTCCTGTTGCAGATCCTCTATCTGGTTGTTCAAGTAGGCTGCCTCCCTTGTAGTAGCGCAACCCACCAAGAGGAAAAGGGTTAAAGAGCCGAAAAGTAAAGCCAAATTATGGACCTTCATCTATACCCTCCTTTCTCCCTCACCCCGGCCAGGACCAGATTTTTACCGAGAGAGGATGACAAAGTGGCACCTTCTGTTCTTGGCCCAGGCCTCCTCATTGTGTCTCGGATCCAGCGGCATCTCCTCCCCATAGCTGATGGTGGAGAGTCGATTCCCTTTTACACCAAGTTTAACAAGATAGAGTTTGGCGCTCACGGCCCTCCTTTCTCCCAAGGCCAGGTTATATTCATTGCTTCCCCGTTCATCACAATGGCCCTCAATCTGTATTCTGAGGTTGGGATGGGCCACCAATACCTTGGCATTCTCGGCCAATATCCCTCTGGCCTCTTTGATCAGGTCATACCTATCGAACTCGAAGTGAATATCTTTCAAGAGGGCGCTCTCCAATACCTCCCCCTTGATTCCAGGATATTTCTTCTTGGTGAGGCTCTCCTCAAAGGCCCTTTCTCCCCTCTCCTGTTCAGGGGTGATGGCTCGCTCCTCCCTTACCACCTTGCGCTGACATTGGGGCAGGAAGACAAGAAGCAGGACCAAAAGCAAGACCTTCCAAATCCATCTTTTCTCTCTCATCATATGGACCTCCTTTCCAATAAAGATGCGTCTTCATCTTAACCACGGTGACCAGGCCGGTTCTGTCTCGTTGGCCCTGGAGGTGGTCGTCCTCCACGGACCACCTCCATCTTCAGTCATAATGTAGATGTCGTAATTCCCCTTCCTATTAGAGGCAAAGGCGATATGTCTCCCGTTGGGGGCCCAGGATGGGTGCTCGTTGTTTCCCTCCCCGGTCAGTTTCCTCAATTCAGTCCCATCCGGCCTGATGGTGTAAATATGGAATCTTCCTTCCGCCTGACCAGCAAAGGCGATCCTGTCACCCTTGGGGGACCAGGCAGGGGAGCAATTGTAACTCCCCTCATAGGTCAACCTTCTGATTTTCCCATTGGGCAGATCCATGACATAGACCTGAGGGCTTCCTGATCGGTCGGAGACAAAGGCGATATGTCTCCCATCCGGCGACCAGGTGGGCGAGGCCTTATTAGCCCAGGAGCGTGTAAGCCGTGAGGGGTTCTTCCCTTCCGAGTTCAGGAGATATATCTCGGTGTTACCGTTTCCTCTCATCATCAGGGCAATTCTTTTCCCATCAGGGGACCAAGCCGGGGCGGCATTGAGCCCCGTGACAGCGGATAAAAGGATGGTACGCTTCATGGAGAGGAGAACCTGATAGAGATCTGGGTTGCGTCGGCGAAATGAGGTATACAAGAGACTCTCACCATCCGGGGACCAGGCAGGGGAGATGTTGATGGAGCCATTGTAGGTAACCATCTCCACGTTTCGCCCGTCGAAGTCCATCAGGTAGATCTCTTTATTCCCGCTTCGATCGGAGACAAAGGTGATCTTTGTCTGGAAGATACCCCTTTCCCCGGTCAACTGGTGGATGATCTCGTCCGCCATCCTGTGGACCATTAACCGTACCCCCTCTTTAGGGCCCCTGTACCTCTTGCCAGCGATGTAAATCCCCTGGACCACGTCGAAGAGCCTGAACTCCGTCAAGACCTTACCTCCCTCTGCCGAAAGGCCTACCGACAGCAAAAATTCAGCCCCCACGCTTGCCCATGCCCCGAAATCCATCGTCGCCTCCGTGATATAGACCCCTTTTTGGGGCAGCCTCTCTCTCTCCATGAGGTAGAAGAGGTTGGAGATGATGAGGTCTTGTGTGAGGGTCCCCTCTATTTCCTTCTTTATCTCCTGGGGGGCGCTGCCCAACCCTTCGATCTCCGGCAGGGCTAGATAGAACTTGCGGATGTGGGGGGAGTCGATATCAATATAGATAATCCCTCTACTGGTGGTGAGGGGAAGGATGGTCGTTATCATTAAAAATAGGACAAAAAATGGCAATTTCTTAGGTTGCATTATATTCTCACCACCTCAGCGCGGCTGAAATACTAGACCTATTTCCAGGGGGATCTTTCCCAAGGGCGGAGTTGGAAAGGGTACAGCCTTGTTTATCGCCCTCATGGCCGATTGATCGAAATAGGGGTTTCCGGAGGACCTTTCAAACTTGCTCCCCATCAAAAGCCCATCTTTGTCGATCTCGATAACGATCACGGCCTCCAACCCCTCTTTATCCAACAAGGTGTCGGGGATGACCCAAAACCTCTTCACCCTCTCTCGGACCATCCCGAAGTAGAGTT
This genomic interval from Deltaproteobacteria bacterium contains the following:
- the rpoB gene encoding DNA-directed RNA polymerase subunit beta, which produces MARSIIDSRRLRRDYGKIKEVMETPNLIEIQLSSYEKFLQKDVPPEERRDIGLQGVFKQVFPIKDFYETAELRFVKYRLGRPKYDVKECLLKGITYAAPLGVTIQLIIYDVQEGVKTGQIKAIKEQEVYFGEVPLMTDNGTFIINGTERVVVSQLHRSPGVFFDQELPKTHIGRPLYFARIIPYRGSWIDLEFDQKDILYVRIDRRRKIPVTVFLKALGYSTHDLLNIFYKKEKITTDPQGFRKRVERDLLVGQRAPTDIIDPKTKDPIVKKNRKITEGVIKKLKAADIFEFSVELGTLVGRVTASDIVDPATGEIVVEINQELTEEKIKEIRERGIKEFDLLLIEEVKSSPSLRETLLADKIVLSEDEKGKLAPDDPAIIAQKEQKKALIEIYRRLRPGDPPTLETARTLFINLFFNPERYDLSKVGRMKINHKLGLDVPLGVTTLRREDILEVVKYLIGLKEGKGNVDDIDHLGNRRVRTVGELLENQFRIGLVRVERAIKERMSLQEVETLMPHDLINSKPLTAVVREFFGSSQLSQFMDQTNPLSEITHKRRLSALGPGGLTKERAGFEVRDVHPSHYGRICPIETPEGPNIGLIVSLSTYARVNEYGFIETPYRKVEGGQVTDQIEYLFALDEEKYTIAQANTPIDEKGRFTNNLVSARKVGEFVMVRPEEVDYMDVSPRQLVSVASSLIPFLENDDANRALMGSNMQRQAVSLLRTEAPLIGTGMEKIVARDSGVTVVAKRGGVVESVDASRIVVKAEENGDGVGVDIYTLTKYQRSNQGTCINQKPTVAKGERIEKGEVIADGPSTNMGELALGRNVLVAFMPWGGYNFEDSILINEKILKEDIYTSIHIEELECVARDTKLGGEEITRDIPNVGEEMLKDLDESGIVCIGAEVKPGDILVGKITPKGETQLSPEEKLLRAIFGEKASDVKDTSLRVPHGIEGVVIDAKVFTRKGVEKDKRAKEIEEEEARKIVNDRDAEASIIETYTRKRIRELLVGKRTTAPLKDMLRGKILVENRIKLTEEILQTIPWKRWREISIHDERIKEEVDHLVTGGIREIEKIKESAEEKLKKLEMGDELPPGANKVVKVYIAMKRRLSVGDKISGRHGNKGIVSRILPEEDMPYLEDGTPVDMVLNPLGVPSRMNLGQILETHLGWAAKGLGSKIDEYLKNGKGIDEFRSFLKEIYDKEEINKAIDEADEGELSRFAQRLSEGIYMSVPVFDGASEKEIRYALEKAGLPVLGQTTLYDGHTGEPFDQKATIGYMYMLKLHHLVDEKIHARSIGPYSLVTQQPLGGKAQFGGQRLGEMEVWALEAYGAAYTLQEFLTVKSDDQAGRTRAYEAIVKGKNVLEPGIPESFNVLIKELQGLCLNVELLEEEKESEPS
- the rpoC gene encoding DNA-directed RNA polymerase subunit beta', whose amino-acid sequence is MEEYLHSFFEKPKDPSSFNAIRISLASPEQIRSWSHGEVKKPETINYRTFKPERDGLFCARIFGPVKDYECNCGKYKRMKHRGIVCEKCGVEVIQSKVRRERMGHIELAAPVAHIWFLKSIPSKIGMILDMTLKELERVLYFESYVIIDPKDTPFKEGDLISEEKYKEIREKYGEDAIEAEVGAEAIKRLLQKVNVEELAERLRFEMKETQSEAKRKKLAKRLKIIEAFRDSGNKPEWTILDVIPVTPPDLRPLVPLDGGRFATSDLNDLYRRVINRNNRLKRLLELNAPGIIIRNEKRMLQEAVDALFDNGKRGRVITGANKKPLRSLSDMLRGKQGRFRQNLLGKRVDYSGRSVIVIGPDLRLHQCGLPKKMALELFKPFIYNKLEEKGYVTTVKSAKKMVEKERPEVWDILEEVIREHPILLNRAPTLHRLGIQAFEPLLIEGKAIQLHPLVCLAFNADFDGDQMAVHVPLSVEAQTEARVLMMSTNNILSPAHGKPIIVPTQDIVLGLYYMTREKEYAKGTGKVFANPDEVRIAHDAREVDLHALIKVRMDGQLVETTVGRILLREVVPEEVPFALINRVMNKKAVANLVDYSYRVAGNKKTVILADKLKDLGFTYATISGLSIGIKDIHIPSRKTELLEQANEEVEKVRHQYVDGLITDGERYNKVIDIWAQATEEIADEMMKELGTEKVKDPQGEEKAVPSLNPIFMMADSGARGTAQQIRQLAGMRGLMAKPSGEIIETPITANFREGLTVLQYFASTHGARKGLADTALKTANSGYLTRRLVDVAQDVTVSEYDCGTLDGIYASSLVEGGEIIEPMVERILGRVGLEDIKDPFTGEIIVKANQEIDEEAVQKIADAGLDRVKIRSVLTCKSKHGVCALCYGRDLARGRIVEIGEAVGVIAAQSIGEPGTQLTMRTFHIGGTASRRVEETALEAKMDGIVKFIALQTVRNREGMLVVMNRKGEIAILDEEGRERKRYPVVYGAKLRVQEGQKVKEGELIAEWDPYTIPIITEVSGLVKFGDIIEGVTMQEQVDEVTGHARKVIIESKEPDLRPRISIKQERVGEGGKKTLETAARYILPLWSNIYVKEGELVEAGDVLVKIPRETTKTKDITGGLPRVAELFEARRPKEYALISEIDGTVSFGKMVKGKRKVIITPEVGEPKEYTVPKGKHISVHEGDVVKAGESLMDGSSNPHDILKVLGDKELARFLVDEIQEVYQLQGVKINDKHIEIIVRQMLKRIMIREVGDTKFIVDEQVEKHIFQEENERVLKEGGKPAVADPLFLGITKASLITDSWVSAASFQETTRVLTQAAVEGRVDYLRGLKENVIMGRLVTAGTGNPRYRTMVPIVEGGYPPPLEEIEREEEKVKGEEKGVFLAD
- the ybgF gene encoding tol-pal system protein YbgF; amino-acid sequence: MKVHNLALLFGSLTLFLLVGCATTREAAYLNNQIEDLQQEVEFIRGKLSSDMQKDWADIETTVEDLQREVKILRANVEEDRELIKRLADELEGLKRDYEAKISAYQKEKEEGVTVPPAPTTIPKERPTHGEEDMEGAYQRAYHTLKEGDYQHALRMFKEFLLTYPQSEYADNAQHWIGECYYLQGDYETAILEYEKVITRYPRGDKVSSALLKQGFAFLNLGDRVDAKILFKKVIKEYPRSPQAEIAAKKLKLLP
- the pal gene encoding peptidoglycan-associated lipoprotein Pal; amino-acid sequence: MMREKRWIWKVLLLVLLLVFLPQCQRKVVREERAITPEQERGERAFEESLTKKKYPGIKGEVLESALLKDIHFEFDRYDLIKEARGILAENAKVLVAHPNLRIQIEGHCDERGSNEYNLALGERRAVSAKLYLVKLGVKGNRLSTISYGEEMPLDPRHNEEAWAKNRRCHFVILSR
- the tolB gene encoding Tol-Pal system beta propeller repeat protein TolB, which encodes MQPKKLPFFVLFLMITTILPLTTSRGIIYIDIDSPHIRKFYLALPEIEGLGSAPQEIKKEIEGTLTQDLIISNLFYLMERERLPQKGVYITEATMDFGAWASVGAEFLLSVGLSAEGGKVLTEFRLFDVVQGIYIAGKRYRGPKEGVRLMVHRMADEIIHQLTGERGIFQTKITFVSDRSGNKEIYLMDFDGRNVEMVTYNGSINISPAWSPDGESLLYTSFRRRNPDLYQVLLSMKRTILLSAVTGLNAAPAWSPDGKRIALMMRGNGNTEIYLLNSEGKNPSRLTRSWANKASPTWSPDGRHIAFVSDRSGSPQVYVMDLPNGKIRRLTYEGSYNCSPAWSPKGDRIAFAGQAEGRFHIYTIRPDGTELRKLTGEGNNEHPSWAPNGRHIAFASNRKGNYDIYIMTEDGGGPWRTTTSRANETEPAWSPWLR